The proteins below are encoded in one region of Oncorhynchus tshawytscha isolate Ot180627B linkage group LG04, Otsh_v2.0, whole genome shotgun sequence:
- the LOC112248375 gene encoding lysine-specific demethylase 2B isoform X1 — protein MALSLSADEEDYDSESEQQREANRPKPKMGTSAAVKLPSNRSASGARRRRTRCRKCEACLRTECGECHFCKDMKKFGGPGRMKQSCIMRQCIAPVLPHTAVCVVCGEAGKEDTLEEEDKFNVMLMECSICNEIVHPNCLKVKDASGVVNDELPNCWECPKCNYAGKTGKVCKQKRGPGFKYASNLPGSLLKEQKAVKEEGEATSTSTAKRKPEGDDISRHRPEEREPLHRHPPVLTPSTLPRPRPEDKLRKKRKLFDDDEEEDFSVRKKGKADEPLFPKLLHQIKTEEEDQEEEVDEEETDSLFWRGLERRDRLEDTEDWAEDGDGKDTKTNFPRPPLKTPVLDSDQSHCSSPQAGPSSEGGSEPQEKGPRPKARRKRRLPNKELSKALNQEIQKTEDCLANENRQPLKVEPESENEEPKRGFRIGSDLGGERPHLRTKEMNGTPWELRHFYPSQITPLGFNRSSPGTRPLPPRSPPKCVQMERHVIRPPPISPPPDRLPLVDGKTHAVQREVWMKLFGHFTHKELCVCMRVCKTWNRWCCDKRLWTNIDLNRCKSITPLMLSGIIRRQPLSLDLSWTNISKKQLSWLINRLPGLRVLLLSGCSWVAVSALCTSSCPLLRTLDVQWVEGLKDAQMRDLLSPPTDNRPGQLDNRCKLRNILDLRLAGLDITDASLRLIIRHMPLLSRLDLSYCNHINDHSVNLLTAAGTTTRDSLTEINLSVCNRVTDHSLTFFKRCGSICHIDLRYCKQVTKMACEQFIAEMSVSVQFGLKEDKLLQKLS, from the exons caACGAGAAGCCAACCGGCCAAAGCCCAAGATGGGGACTTCAGCAGCGGTCAAGCTGCCGTCCAATCGCAGTGCGTCTGGCGCCAGACGCAGGAGAACACGCTGCCGAAAGTGTGAGGCGTGCCTCCGAACTGAGTGTGGAGAATGTCACTTCTGTAAAGACATGAAGAAGTTTGGAGGACCTGGGCGCATGAAGCAGTCCTGTATCATGAGGCAGTGCATTGCA CCTGTCCTGCCccacacagctgtgtgtgtggtgtgcggaGAAGCAGGGAAGGAGGACAcattggaggaggaggacaagttCAACGTCATGCTCATGGAGTGCTCCATCTGCAATGAGATTGTCCACCCCAACTGCTTAAAG GTAAAAGATGCTTCTGGCGTGGTGAACGATGAACTTCCTAACTGTTGGGAATGTCCCAAATGCAACTACGCTGGGAAAACCGGAAAA GTCTGCAAGCAAAAAAGGGGACCAGGGTTCAAGTATGCGTCTAACCTCCCTGGCTCCCTGCTGAAGGAGCAGAAGGCAGTCAAGGAGGAGGGTGAGGCCACATCTACGTCTACAGCCAAGAGAAAGCCTGAGGGAGATGATATCTCAAGACACAGACCTGAGGAACGGGAGCCCCTCCACAGACACCCCCCTGTCCTGACCCCCAGCACCCTGCCTCGGCCCAGACCTGAGGACAAactgaggaagaagaggaagctCTTCGACGATGACGAGGAAGAGGACTTCAGTGTGAGGAAGAAG ggAAAGGCAGATGAACCTCTGTTCCCCAAACTCCTTCATCAGATCAAGACTGAGGAGGAAGaccaggaggaggaagtggatgaGGAGGAGACGGACTCTCTGTTCTGGCgaggcctggagaggagagatcGTTTAGAAGATACCGAGGACTGGGCAGAGGACGGGGATGGcaaagacacaaagacaaacTTTCCAAGGCCTCCTCTCAAAACTCCTGTTCTAGACAGTGACCAGTCTCACTGCAGCTCTCCACAGGCTGGCCCCAGCAGCGAGGGTGGCAGTGAACCCCAGGAGAAGGGCCCACGCCCCAAAGCGCGCCGCAAACGCCGTTTACCCAACAAGGAGCTGAGCAAAGCACTGAACCAGGAGATCCAAAAGACTGAGGACTGCCTAGCCAATGAGAACCGCCAGCCCCTCAAGGTGGAGCCAGAGAGTGAGAATGAGGAGCCCAAGAGGGGCTTCCGCATCGGCAGTGACCTGGGAGGGGAGCGCCCCCACCTCCGGACCAAGGAAATGAACGGCACCCCCTGGGAGCTGCGCCACTTCTACCCCAGCCAGATCACCCCTCTGGGCTTCAACAGGAGCTCCCCTGGCACCCGGCCTCTGCCCCCACGCTCCCCACCCAAGTGTGTCCAAATGGAGCGGCACGTAATCCGGCCACCCCCCATCAGCCCCCCGCCGGACAGACTGCCCCTGGTGGACGGGAAGACCCATGCAGTTCAGCGAGAGGTCTGGATGAAGCTCTTTGGGCACTTCACACACAAGGagctgtgtgtctgcatgcgtgtCTGCAAGACATGGAATAGATG GTGCTGTGATAAAAGACTGTGGACCAACATCGATCTGAACCGCTGTAAATCTATCACTCCCCTCATGCTGAGTGGCATCATCCGCAGACAGCCCCTCTCACTGGACCTCAGCTGGACCAACATCTCCAAGAAGCAGCTGAGCTGGCTAATAAACCGCTTACCAG GTCTGCGGGTGTTGCTGCTCTCAGGGTGCTCGTGGGTGGCTGTGTCTGCCCTCTGCACCTCTAGCTGCCCTCTGCTGCGCACCCTGGATGTGCAGTGGGTGGAAGGGCTCAAAGATGCCCAGATGAGGGACCTGCTCTCGCCCCCGACCGATAACAGACCAG GTCAGTTGGACAACCGCTGTAAACTGAGGAACATCCTGGACTTGCGTCTGGCCGGGCTGGACATCACAGATGCCTCTCTGCGTCTGATTATCAGACATATGCCGTTACTTTCCCGACTGGACCTGAGCTACTGCAACCACATCAACGACCATTCGGTCAACCTGCTGACGGCCGCAGGAACCACAACCAGAGATTCACTCACAGAGATCAACCTGTCAG
- the LOC112248375 gene encoding lysine-specific demethylase 2B isoform X3 yields the protein MVKDASGVVNDELPNCWECPKCNYAGKTGKVCKQKRGPGFKYASNLPGSLLKEQKAVKEEGEATSTSTAKRKPEGDDISRHRPEEREPLHRHPPVLTPSTLPRPRPEDKLRKKRKLFDDDEEEDFSVRKKGKADEPLFPKLLHQIKTEEEDQEEEVDEEETDSLFWRGLERRDRLEDTEDWAEDGDGKDTKTNFPRPPLKTPVLDSDQSHCSSPQAGPSSEGGSEPQEKGPRPKARRKRRLPNKELSKALNQEIQKTEDCLANENRQPLKVEPESENEEPKRGFRIGSDLGGERPHLRTKEMNGTPWELRHFYPSQITPLGFNRSSPGTRPLPPRSPPKCVQMERHVIRPPPISPPPDRLPLVDGKTHAVQREVWMKLFGHFTHKELCVCMRVCKTWNRWCCDKRLWTNIDLNRCKSITPLMLSGIIRRQPLSLDLSWTNISKKQLSWLINRLPGLRVLLLSGCSWVAVSALCTSSCPLLRTLDVQWVEGLKDAQMRDLLSPPTDNRPGQLDNRCKLRNILDLRLAGLDITDASLRLIIRHMPLLSRLDLSYCNHINDHSVNLLTAAGTTTRDSLTEINLSVCNRVTDHSLTFFKRCGSICHIDLRYCKQVTKMACEQFIAEMSVSVQFGLKEDKLLQKLS from the exons ATG GTAAAAGATGCTTCTGGCGTGGTGAACGATGAACTTCCTAACTGTTGGGAATGTCCCAAATGCAACTACGCTGGGAAAACCGGAAAA GTCTGCAAGCAAAAAAGGGGACCAGGGTTCAAGTATGCGTCTAACCTCCCTGGCTCCCTGCTGAAGGAGCAGAAGGCAGTCAAGGAGGAGGGTGAGGCCACATCTACGTCTACAGCCAAGAGAAAGCCTGAGGGAGATGATATCTCAAGACACAGACCTGAGGAACGGGAGCCCCTCCACAGACACCCCCCTGTCCTGACCCCCAGCACCCTGCCTCGGCCCAGACCTGAGGACAAactgaggaagaagaggaagctCTTCGACGATGACGAGGAAGAGGACTTCAGTGTGAGGAAGAAG ggAAAGGCAGATGAACCTCTGTTCCCCAAACTCCTTCATCAGATCAAGACTGAGGAGGAAGaccaggaggaggaagtggatgaGGAGGAGACGGACTCTCTGTTCTGGCgaggcctggagaggagagatcGTTTAGAAGATACCGAGGACTGGGCAGAGGACGGGGATGGcaaagacacaaagacaaacTTTCCAAGGCCTCCTCTCAAAACTCCTGTTCTAGACAGTGACCAGTCTCACTGCAGCTCTCCACAGGCTGGCCCCAGCAGCGAGGGTGGCAGTGAACCCCAGGAGAAGGGCCCACGCCCCAAAGCGCGCCGCAAACGCCGTTTACCCAACAAGGAGCTGAGCAAAGCACTGAACCAGGAGATCCAAAAGACTGAGGACTGCCTAGCCAATGAGAACCGCCAGCCCCTCAAGGTGGAGCCAGAGAGTGAGAATGAGGAGCCCAAGAGGGGCTTCCGCATCGGCAGTGACCTGGGAGGGGAGCGCCCCCACCTCCGGACCAAGGAAATGAACGGCACCCCCTGGGAGCTGCGCCACTTCTACCCCAGCCAGATCACCCCTCTGGGCTTCAACAGGAGCTCCCCTGGCACCCGGCCTCTGCCCCCACGCTCCCCACCCAAGTGTGTCCAAATGGAGCGGCACGTAATCCGGCCACCCCCCATCAGCCCCCCGCCGGACAGACTGCCCCTGGTGGACGGGAAGACCCATGCAGTTCAGCGAGAGGTCTGGATGAAGCTCTTTGGGCACTTCACACACAAGGagctgtgtgtctgcatgcgtgtCTGCAAGACATGGAATAGATG GTGCTGTGATAAAAGACTGTGGACCAACATCGATCTGAACCGCTGTAAATCTATCACTCCCCTCATGCTGAGTGGCATCATCCGCAGACAGCCCCTCTCACTGGACCTCAGCTGGACCAACATCTCCAAGAAGCAGCTGAGCTGGCTAATAAACCGCTTACCAG GTCTGCGGGTGTTGCTGCTCTCAGGGTGCTCGTGGGTGGCTGTGTCTGCCCTCTGCACCTCTAGCTGCCCTCTGCTGCGCACCCTGGATGTGCAGTGGGTGGAAGGGCTCAAAGATGCCCAGATGAGGGACCTGCTCTCGCCCCCGACCGATAACAGACCAG GTCAGTTGGACAACCGCTGTAAACTGAGGAACATCCTGGACTTGCGTCTGGCCGGGCTGGACATCACAGATGCCTCTCTGCGTCTGATTATCAGACATATGCCGTTACTTTCCCGACTGGACCTGAGCTACTGCAACCACATCAACGACCATTCGGTCAACCTGCTGACGGCCGCAGGAACCACAACCAGAGATTCACTCACAGAGATCAACCTGTCAG
- the LOC112248375 gene encoding lysine-specific demethylase 2B isoform X2: MALSLSADEEDYDSESEQQREANRPKPKMGTSAAVKLPSNRSASGARRRRTRCRKCEACLRTECGECHFCKDMKKFGGPGRMKQSCIMRQCIAPVLPHTAVCVVCGEAGKEDTLEEEDKFNVMLMECSICNEIVHPNCLKVKDASGVVNDELPNCWECPKCNYAGKTGKQKRGPGFKYASNLPGSLLKEQKAVKEEGEATSTSTAKRKPEGDDISRHRPEEREPLHRHPPVLTPSTLPRPRPEDKLRKKRKLFDDDEEEDFSVRKKGKADEPLFPKLLHQIKTEEEDQEEEVDEEETDSLFWRGLERRDRLEDTEDWAEDGDGKDTKTNFPRPPLKTPVLDSDQSHCSSPQAGPSSEGGSEPQEKGPRPKARRKRRLPNKELSKALNQEIQKTEDCLANENRQPLKVEPESENEEPKRGFRIGSDLGGERPHLRTKEMNGTPWELRHFYPSQITPLGFNRSSPGTRPLPPRSPPKCVQMERHVIRPPPISPPPDRLPLVDGKTHAVQREVWMKLFGHFTHKELCVCMRVCKTWNRWCCDKRLWTNIDLNRCKSITPLMLSGIIRRQPLSLDLSWTNISKKQLSWLINRLPGLRVLLLSGCSWVAVSALCTSSCPLLRTLDVQWVEGLKDAQMRDLLSPPTDNRPGQLDNRCKLRNILDLRLAGLDITDASLRLIIRHMPLLSRLDLSYCNHINDHSVNLLTAAGTTTRDSLTEINLSVCNRVTDHSLTFFKRCGSICHIDLRYCKQVTKMACEQFIAEMSVSVQFGLKEDKLLQKLS; this comes from the exons caACGAGAAGCCAACCGGCCAAAGCCCAAGATGGGGACTTCAGCAGCGGTCAAGCTGCCGTCCAATCGCAGTGCGTCTGGCGCCAGACGCAGGAGAACACGCTGCCGAAAGTGTGAGGCGTGCCTCCGAACTGAGTGTGGAGAATGTCACTTCTGTAAAGACATGAAGAAGTTTGGAGGACCTGGGCGCATGAAGCAGTCCTGTATCATGAGGCAGTGCATTGCA CCTGTCCTGCCccacacagctgtgtgtgtggtgtgcggaGAAGCAGGGAAGGAGGACAcattggaggaggaggacaagttCAACGTCATGCTCATGGAGTGCTCCATCTGCAATGAGATTGTCCACCCCAACTGCTTAAAG GTAAAAGATGCTTCTGGCGTGGTGAACGATGAACTTCCTAACTGTTGGGAATGTCCCAAATGCAACTACGCTGGGAAAACCGGAAAA CAAAAAAGGGGACCAGGGTTCAAGTATGCGTCTAACCTCCCTGGCTCCCTGCTGAAGGAGCAGAAGGCAGTCAAGGAGGAGGGTGAGGCCACATCTACGTCTACAGCCAAGAGAAAGCCTGAGGGAGATGATATCTCAAGACACAGACCTGAGGAACGGGAGCCCCTCCACAGACACCCCCCTGTCCTGACCCCCAGCACCCTGCCTCGGCCCAGACCTGAGGACAAactgaggaagaagaggaagctCTTCGACGATGACGAGGAAGAGGACTTCAGTGTGAGGAAGAAG ggAAAGGCAGATGAACCTCTGTTCCCCAAACTCCTTCATCAGATCAAGACTGAGGAGGAAGaccaggaggaggaagtggatgaGGAGGAGACGGACTCTCTGTTCTGGCgaggcctggagaggagagatcGTTTAGAAGATACCGAGGACTGGGCAGAGGACGGGGATGGcaaagacacaaagacaaacTTTCCAAGGCCTCCTCTCAAAACTCCTGTTCTAGACAGTGACCAGTCTCACTGCAGCTCTCCACAGGCTGGCCCCAGCAGCGAGGGTGGCAGTGAACCCCAGGAGAAGGGCCCACGCCCCAAAGCGCGCCGCAAACGCCGTTTACCCAACAAGGAGCTGAGCAAAGCACTGAACCAGGAGATCCAAAAGACTGAGGACTGCCTAGCCAATGAGAACCGCCAGCCCCTCAAGGTGGAGCCAGAGAGTGAGAATGAGGAGCCCAAGAGGGGCTTCCGCATCGGCAGTGACCTGGGAGGGGAGCGCCCCCACCTCCGGACCAAGGAAATGAACGGCACCCCCTGGGAGCTGCGCCACTTCTACCCCAGCCAGATCACCCCTCTGGGCTTCAACAGGAGCTCCCCTGGCACCCGGCCTCTGCCCCCACGCTCCCCACCCAAGTGTGTCCAAATGGAGCGGCACGTAATCCGGCCACCCCCCATCAGCCCCCCGCCGGACAGACTGCCCCTGGTGGACGGGAAGACCCATGCAGTTCAGCGAGAGGTCTGGATGAAGCTCTTTGGGCACTTCACACACAAGGagctgtgtgtctgcatgcgtgtCTGCAAGACATGGAATAGATG GTGCTGTGATAAAAGACTGTGGACCAACATCGATCTGAACCGCTGTAAATCTATCACTCCCCTCATGCTGAGTGGCATCATCCGCAGACAGCCCCTCTCACTGGACCTCAGCTGGACCAACATCTCCAAGAAGCAGCTGAGCTGGCTAATAAACCGCTTACCAG GTCTGCGGGTGTTGCTGCTCTCAGGGTGCTCGTGGGTGGCTGTGTCTGCCCTCTGCACCTCTAGCTGCCCTCTGCTGCGCACCCTGGATGTGCAGTGGGTGGAAGGGCTCAAAGATGCCCAGATGAGGGACCTGCTCTCGCCCCCGACCGATAACAGACCAG GTCAGTTGGACAACCGCTGTAAACTGAGGAACATCCTGGACTTGCGTCTGGCCGGGCTGGACATCACAGATGCCTCTCTGCGTCTGATTATCAGACATATGCCGTTACTTTCCCGACTGGACCTGAGCTACTGCAACCACATCAACGACCATTCGGTCAACCTGCTGACGGCCGCAGGAACCACAACCAGAGATTCACTCACAGAGATCAACCTGTCAG
- the LOC112248375 gene encoding lysine-specific demethylase 2B isoform X4, with protein MVKDASGVVNDELPNCWECPKCNYAGKTGKQKRGPGFKYASNLPGSLLKEQKAVKEEGEATSTSTAKRKPEGDDISRHRPEEREPLHRHPPVLTPSTLPRPRPEDKLRKKRKLFDDDEEEDFSVRKKGKADEPLFPKLLHQIKTEEEDQEEEVDEEETDSLFWRGLERRDRLEDTEDWAEDGDGKDTKTNFPRPPLKTPVLDSDQSHCSSPQAGPSSEGGSEPQEKGPRPKARRKRRLPNKELSKALNQEIQKTEDCLANENRQPLKVEPESENEEPKRGFRIGSDLGGERPHLRTKEMNGTPWELRHFYPSQITPLGFNRSSPGTRPLPPRSPPKCVQMERHVIRPPPISPPPDRLPLVDGKTHAVQREVWMKLFGHFTHKELCVCMRVCKTWNRWCCDKRLWTNIDLNRCKSITPLMLSGIIRRQPLSLDLSWTNISKKQLSWLINRLPGLRVLLLSGCSWVAVSALCTSSCPLLRTLDVQWVEGLKDAQMRDLLSPPTDNRPGQLDNRCKLRNILDLRLAGLDITDASLRLIIRHMPLLSRLDLSYCNHINDHSVNLLTAAGTTTRDSLTEINLSVCNRVTDHSLTFFKRCGSICHIDLRYCKQVTKMACEQFIAEMSVSVQFGLKEDKLLQKLS; from the exons ATG GTAAAAGATGCTTCTGGCGTGGTGAACGATGAACTTCCTAACTGTTGGGAATGTCCCAAATGCAACTACGCTGGGAAAACCGGAAAA CAAAAAAGGGGACCAGGGTTCAAGTATGCGTCTAACCTCCCTGGCTCCCTGCTGAAGGAGCAGAAGGCAGTCAAGGAGGAGGGTGAGGCCACATCTACGTCTACAGCCAAGAGAAAGCCTGAGGGAGATGATATCTCAAGACACAGACCTGAGGAACGGGAGCCCCTCCACAGACACCCCCCTGTCCTGACCCCCAGCACCCTGCCTCGGCCCAGACCTGAGGACAAactgaggaagaagaggaagctCTTCGACGATGACGAGGAAGAGGACTTCAGTGTGAGGAAGAAG ggAAAGGCAGATGAACCTCTGTTCCCCAAACTCCTTCATCAGATCAAGACTGAGGAGGAAGaccaggaggaggaagtggatgaGGAGGAGACGGACTCTCTGTTCTGGCgaggcctggagaggagagatcGTTTAGAAGATACCGAGGACTGGGCAGAGGACGGGGATGGcaaagacacaaagacaaacTTTCCAAGGCCTCCTCTCAAAACTCCTGTTCTAGACAGTGACCAGTCTCACTGCAGCTCTCCACAGGCTGGCCCCAGCAGCGAGGGTGGCAGTGAACCCCAGGAGAAGGGCCCACGCCCCAAAGCGCGCCGCAAACGCCGTTTACCCAACAAGGAGCTGAGCAAAGCACTGAACCAGGAGATCCAAAAGACTGAGGACTGCCTAGCCAATGAGAACCGCCAGCCCCTCAAGGTGGAGCCAGAGAGTGAGAATGAGGAGCCCAAGAGGGGCTTCCGCATCGGCAGTGACCTGGGAGGGGAGCGCCCCCACCTCCGGACCAAGGAAATGAACGGCACCCCCTGGGAGCTGCGCCACTTCTACCCCAGCCAGATCACCCCTCTGGGCTTCAACAGGAGCTCCCCTGGCACCCGGCCTCTGCCCCCACGCTCCCCACCCAAGTGTGTCCAAATGGAGCGGCACGTAATCCGGCCACCCCCCATCAGCCCCCCGCCGGACAGACTGCCCCTGGTGGACGGGAAGACCCATGCAGTTCAGCGAGAGGTCTGGATGAAGCTCTTTGGGCACTTCACACACAAGGagctgtgtgtctgcatgcgtgtCTGCAAGACATGGAATAGATG GTGCTGTGATAAAAGACTGTGGACCAACATCGATCTGAACCGCTGTAAATCTATCACTCCCCTCATGCTGAGTGGCATCATCCGCAGACAGCCCCTCTCACTGGACCTCAGCTGGACCAACATCTCCAAGAAGCAGCTGAGCTGGCTAATAAACCGCTTACCAG GTCTGCGGGTGTTGCTGCTCTCAGGGTGCTCGTGGGTGGCTGTGTCTGCCCTCTGCACCTCTAGCTGCCCTCTGCTGCGCACCCTGGATGTGCAGTGGGTGGAAGGGCTCAAAGATGCCCAGATGAGGGACCTGCTCTCGCCCCCGACCGATAACAGACCAG GTCAGTTGGACAACCGCTGTAAACTGAGGAACATCCTGGACTTGCGTCTGGCCGGGCTGGACATCACAGATGCCTCTCTGCGTCTGATTATCAGACATATGCCGTTACTTTCCCGACTGGACCTGAGCTACTGCAACCACATCAACGACCATTCGGTCAACCTGCTGACGGCCGCAGGAACCACAACCAGAGATTCACTCACAGAGATCAACCTGTCAG